One window of Saccharopolyspora phatthalungensis genomic DNA carries:
- the rdgB gene encoding RdgB/HAM1 family non-canonical purine NTP pyrophosphatase, with product MTRVLLATRNQKKLVELRRILAAEGVTGVEVVGLADVPPFPEAPETGATFEENAVAKAVDAAKATGLPAVADDSGITVDALNGMPGVLSARWSGKHGDDQANLDLVLGQLADVPDERRGAAFVSASALVLPSGKETVVRGEWRGKVIREERGANGFGYDPIFVPEGETRTSAELSPEEKDAASHRGRALRLLLPALRELAASFAHG from the coding sequence ATGACCCGTGTCCTGCTGGCCACCCGCAACCAGAAGAAGCTGGTCGAGCTGCGCCGCATCCTGGCCGCCGAGGGCGTGACCGGGGTGGAGGTCGTCGGCCTGGCCGACGTCCCGCCGTTCCCGGAGGCCCCGGAGACCGGCGCGACGTTCGAGGAGAACGCGGTCGCCAAGGCTGTGGATGCGGCGAAGGCGACCGGTCTGCCGGCCGTTGCCGACGATTCCGGCATCACGGTCGATGCGCTCAACGGCATGCCCGGCGTCCTGTCGGCCCGCTGGTCGGGCAAGCACGGCGACGACCAAGCCAACCTGGACCTGGTGCTGGGCCAGCTCGCGGACGTCCCGGACGAGCGCCGCGGCGCGGCGTTCGTCTCGGCATCGGCGCTGGTCCTGCCGAGCGGCAAGGAAACCGTGGTGCGCGGCGAGTGGCGGGGCAAGGTGATCCGGGAGGAGCGCGGCGCCAACGGCTTCGGCTACGACCCGATCTTCGTCCCGGAAGGCGAAACCCGAACCAGCGCCGAGCTCTCGCCCGAGGAGAAAGACGCGGCCTCCCACCGAGGCCGTGCCCTCAGACTGCTGCTCCCCGCCCTGCGAGAACTAGCCGCGTCTTTCGCACATGGGTGA